The DNA window GGTCAGGGGTTCAAATCCCCTCGCCTCCACCAATAAAATAGAATGATGGAGTAAAGGAGAATATTTGATAACTATGCCTCCAGAAATTGGAAGTATCGTTGAGGGAAAAATTACAAAAATAACGAATTTTGGGGCATTTGTCCAACTTACGGATGGAAATCAAGGGTTAATTCATATCTCTCAAATCGCAAATCAATTTGTTAAAGATATTTCCGAGCATCTGAAGATAAACGATGTTGTTAAAGTTAAGATTCTGGCAATGAATAAAAAAGGTTGTTTTGACCTATCTCTAAAAGATGCACAGGATGACCCTGAAAGTCCAAAGAAAAAAACTGACTTATTTGAAGAAAAATTAGCCCGGTTTTTAAAAAGTAGTGATGAAAGATTATCAGATTTAAGACGCAATATGGAAGCAAAACGAGGTGGCGGTGGAAGAATTAAATATTGAAAGTAACTATTCAGCCACTGATTAACACGGATTAGCACGGAATTGGTTTTCAAGTTAATAGGACGCAGATTTGCGCAGATTATCAGGATAATAAAAAAAATCGGTAACCGTTCAGGTGGTAATTTACCGCAGAGACGCAGAGAAACAGAGAGGAAAATATTTGTTTTTTTCGTGTTTTTCGGTGTTTAAAAAGGCTTAAAAACAGTTAGTCGAAAGTCCGTATTACTCGATGTTCAAGTTT is part of the bacterium genome and encodes:
- a CDS encoding S1 RNA-binding domain-containing protein is translated as MPPEIGSIVEGKITKITNFGAFVQLTDGNQGLIHISQIANQFVKDISEHLKINDVVKVKILAMNKKGCFDLSLKDAQDDPESPKKKTDLFEEKLARFLKSSDERLSDLRRNMEAKRGGGGRIKY